In Parasteatoda tepidariorum isolate YZ-2023 chromosome 2, CAS_Ptep_4.0, whole genome shotgun sequence, one DNA window encodes the following:
- the LOC107455944 gene encoding dCTP pyrophosphatase 1 isoform X1, translated as MEVIQNNSVEAESCSDKKSKSEMDTDSGSHKFSNHPDLEEFRILQAQFAEDRNWNQYHTPRNLLLALVGEVGELSELFQWKGEVKDGLPDWTESEKEHLGQELSDVLLYLIRLSDKCRIDLPSAALKKISMNAIKYPASKVYGCNKKYNEYEKEKENH; from the exons ATGGaagtaatacaaaataattctgTTGAGGCAGAATCATGTTCAGACAAGAAATCGAAATCTGAAATGGATACTGATAGTGGATCtcataaattttctaatcatCCTGATCTTGAAgaatt ccgGATACTTCAAGCCCAATTTGCTGAAGATAGAAACTGGAATCAGTATCATACACCTAGAAATTTGCTACTCGCTTTGGTTGGTGAAGTTGGAGAACTTTCAGaactttt CCAGTGGAAAGGTGAAGTTAAAGATGGCCTACCTG ATTGGACTGAAAGTGAAAAAGAACATTTAGGTCAAGAACTAAGTGATGTTTTACTGTATCTGATACGATTGAGTGATAAATGTCGCATCGATCTTCCATctgctgctttaaaaaaaatctccatgAATGCTATAAAGTATCCTGCGTCTAAAGTGTAtggttgcaataaaaaatacaacgaatatgaaaaggaaaaagaaaatcattaa
- the LOC107455944 gene encoding dCTP pyrophosphatase 1 isoform X2: protein MVRILQAQFAEDRNWNQYHTPRNLLLALVGEVGELSELFQWKGEVKDGLPDWTESEKEHLGQELSDVLLYLIRLSDKCRIDLPSAALKKISMNAIKYPASKVYGCNKKYNEYEKEKENH, encoded by the exons ATGGT ccgGATACTTCAAGCCCAATTTGCTGAAGATAGAAACTGGAATCAGTATCATACACCTAGAAATTTGCTACTCGCTTTGGTTGGTGAAGTTGGAGAACTTTCAGaactttt CCAGTGGAAAGGTGAAGTTAAAGATGGCCTACCTG ATTGGACTGAAAGTGAAAAAGAACATTTAGGTCAAGAACTAAGTGATGTTTTACTGTATCTGATACGATTGAGTGATAAATGTCGCATCGATCTTCCATctgctgctttaaaaaaaatctccatgAATGCTATAAAGTATCCTGCGTCTAAAGTGTAtggttgcaataaaaaatacaacgaatatgaaaaggaaaaagaaaatcattaa